The Cytophagia bacterium CHB2 genomic interval CTGTTACCGTCAACGCAATCATATTGAGCTGGCGCACGAGCATGGCGTCTTTGCCAACTTCATGAATGAAATGCGTGGGAATGTGATAGCCGTCGAGATAACGAAACAACAATGCCGAAACCTGATTGTTGATCTCACCTTTTTTCTCGATCACCTCGCCGCTTTCCCCGCCGAACTCGTCTTTAAATGCCAGGATGAGTTGTTCGGGATTGTCGGTTTCATACAGCGCTTTGGTTTTGCCGTCAAAGAGTTTTTTCTTTTTCTTGTAGCTGCTCATCCTCACTCCTCATAGATTCAAAATCTCGCTTATTGTAATCCGAGACGGGCAAAAATCATGTCAACGTGCTGAAAGTTTTTCTTCATGTCGAAGCATTGCTGAAGATCGTTTTCATTGAGGAACCGGCGAATCACTGGATCGGCAAGCAGGCGTGCCTGAAACTCCTGGCCTCGCGCCGGCAGCATTGTTTCCGGATAGGGCTGATTCCAAATCGCCATGGCATGTTCCTGCACCAGGCGATAGGCCTCTTCACGGGTCATGCCTTTGCGCGTGAGCGCAAGCAACACTTGTTGCGAAAAAATCAAGCCGCGTGTGCGTTCCAGGTTGCGCTGCATATTTTCGGGATAGACGTGCAGGCCGGCAATGACCTTCGTGAGCTGCGCGAGCATGTAATCGAGCAAAATCGTGCTGTCGGGAAGAATAACGCGCTCGACGGAACTGTGGGATATGTCGCGCTCGTGCCACAAGGCAATGTCTTCCAGCCCGGCTGTTGCATGTGCGCGCAGCAGCCGCGCCAACCCTGAAACGCGCTCGCAGGTGATGGGATTGCGTTTGTGCGGCATGGCCGATGAGCCTTTTTGCCCGGCGGTGAATGGCTCTTCGGCTTCCAAAATCTCGGTGCGCTGCAGGCTGCGTATTTCCGTGGCAAATTTTTCGAGCGAAGCGCCGATCAGCGCCAGGGTGTTCAAAAATGCCGCGTGGTGGTCGCGCTGGACGATCTGCGTTGAAATGGCTGCCGGTTGCAGCCCGAGTTTTTCGCAAACATACG includes:
- a CDS encoding adenylosuccinate lyase — its product is MIARYTLPEMGNIWSEANKLAIWLQVEICVCEAQAELGLIPPPALATIKAKARFDAARVLEIEHTVKHDVIAFLTNVAEYVGPDSRYLHLGMTSSDLLDTSLAVQMKQAGRLLLDKLANLREAIRGQALAHKHTACIGRSHGVHAEPTTFGLKLAVWYDEVGRHLARLQQAVREVAVGKISGAVGTYAHIDPRVETYVCEKLGLQPAAISTQIVQRDHHAAFLNTLALIGASLEKFATEIRSLQRTEILEAEEPFTAGQKGSSAMPHKRNPITCERVSGLARLLRAHATAGLEDIALWHERDISHSSVERVILPDSTILLDYMLAQLTKVIAGLHVYPENMQRNLERTRGLIFSQQVLLALTRKGMTREEAYRLVQEHAMAIWNQPYPETMLPARGQEFQARLLADPVIRRFLNENDLQQCFDMKKNFQHVDMIFARLGLQ